Below is a genomic region from Trichoderma asperellum chromosome 2, complete sequence.
GCATGGAGCTACTGTGGATGCCGCGATGCGATGCGCATGAACATGCCCTGTGCTTTAGGCCTCGGATTTGAAAGAGGACCGGGATTCTCATGTAGAATCTGACCACGGggcagtacggagtagtcaAGAATGAGTGAGGATGCGCCAAAGTTTCTATTGGTTCGCTAAAGTGGCCtgattttacttttaaagatGGAGAATGCCTCATCATggagagtaaaaaaaaaagaaagaaaagagaagcatgAAAGAAGGATGAAACGGGATAGATAGAAGAGTCTGGAAGATGTGTATTAGCAGGCATAATGCGTCGCAGCTTAGCAGGTACTTGAAGCGATGCAGCTGTTGGACTCTGGGTCGTTTACGAGCCACACGTTGACATGCAGCGCCACGTAGCTAACCGATCTGCCACTGGGCATGTCTGAAGAACGTATCGATTGGCTGCGCTGCAGATAGCATCAGCCATGCGAAGCCGCTTCGTTAGCAGATGCACGTATACGAGTAGCAACAAATATAGAACTCTATAGCGCATGCTAAGGTGCTTACTGCATTCCAGTGGCAAAAAGTTTTCTTCAGCACGGGTGCGtttcatacatacatgatGCTGGTTACAGAACATTACGATGCTAGTGCCGCATCTGTACCGCCTGTGGTAAATAAACGAAATTTTTTGTGTAAtcatactgctgctgctgtactGTATTCCATACCAGTTGCTGGAAAAAGACATGAGACTAGCCAGGGTATACGAGCAAAAGTGATGTCGCAGCAACGAGTTTGTTCTGTTTGTCTCAGTCACCGTCAGCTTGCCTAAACAGGGAGGTTCCCTGTCAAAGGCAGCCCGGCCGCCAATCACGCGGCGCAGAGCTCCAGAGTGGGATCACCCGAGGTCCCACTCCGTCCACTCAGCGAGCCCGTTCCTGCTTTAGCTGCCAAGTTGGGCCCAGCAACGCCAGGACCTGGCCTAAAGGGCAGCCGCCAGGTGCGCTAGAGCTCGGTGCCAGCGCTAGACCAGTGCTAAGGCCCCGGGGGGCTTGACGGGGCTTTAGGGGAAGACAATGGTGGCTCGTTTAGCAGCGCCCAACCACTCGCAGCACAGGCTGTGATGAGCAGAGCCTTGGCGACCCAAAAGGTCCCTGTAGGCCCTCGCAGCGTTGCAGCTGTTTCTGCTGTTCAGGCCATGCCGTGTCACAGGTACTTGTTCACTGCGAGTCCCAGCAGCGTTGCTCCGCGGTACTGGCTACTCCGCAGCATCGGCTTGGTCCAAGCATCGTCAAGCGCCCCCAGACGCTGCAGCTGCGTCGAACGCCCCCATTTTTCCACCATTGGAGTCTCCCTTGCCTACGGCACGCCTAGAACTGCCCACGGCGTCCTCCTCTCccactctcctcctccactgcAGCCAGAATAGCCCACCAGCAAGCGAGAAGGCCTCGTCTCTGATCAGATTGGAGTGTCTGATCAAGGCACAGACGGCAACGGGGTGACGCATTGGACACACTTTGTAGTCGAGCCACGACATCGCCCATATTACACCGCCGACGACAACCTTTGTCCCCCCTTGGGCCACGAGCACTTGACTTATCGAGCACTTGACCACATTGCTGTCGCAACCGCAGCGTCAGGCCAGCGCAAACACGTCGACAACCGATTTCGCTGCCTCGCGTATTCCTCCACGCTTCGATCCGACTGGGACGGACCCTAGCAGCAAAGGAAACGAACAAGACGCAGTACAAAGAAACGAACAGAGCAAGGGCCTGTGCCTCTTCTGCATCTCCGCCCTAATACGCACTCCTCGaccagcttctgcagctgcttTAGCGCCACCGGCAACCAAACACCGACTTGCTGCATCCTGACAGTCGACCTTCGTTCCCATCGCCATTCTCGTCAATTCTGCCGCCCCAATTGTGATTGCATCGCTGGATGCTGATCGCGTGCTGATCAAACTGCTAAGCATCCGCAGTCACAATGGGGTCCACGGCTTTTGGAAACTTCAATGTACGCCGTCGTCCAAACCGCATCTCATTTCGTCTCACTCCCCCGCGGTGCTGTGCAACTGGCGTGGCTGACTGATTGTGTAAACAGGACTTTTGCAAAGATTCGACTTTGCCAGTCTGCAATGTAAGTTTGTTGGAAGAAACAGGAGACGATGACAAGCATAAACGGCAAATGATCTTCGAAACTAACCACCCGCTCTTACTGCATATATAGCTTCTATCTCAAAAATTCCACAACCAAACCGGTCCATGGGGAGGATGTGAGCTCAGAGGGATTTCGCTGAGCGGCGGCCGTCACCTGGGCAACATTGGATCAATTATCCTGTGCGGCCTTGGTATTGTTATGGCGACCTTCTTGATCCTCAAGGCggacaagaaaaaggctgCCGTGGGCCGTCGGTATGTGCTCCCATACACACAGTTTTCGGATACCACAGCTAACACGATACCTCCTATAGCGAGATCCAGCTATTCCTCATCGGCTATATCCTTATTAGCATCTGCGAGATTTTCTCTGTTGGCGAGTTCCCTCTCAACGATACTGTGCGAATAGTATGTCTGCCTGCCTGTCTGCCGCTGGATTTGCCTCGCTCCGTTCTTTTAGTCGCCATGACACAGGTTCATCGTTTATTGACTTTCTCGTAATCTAGGCTTTTAGCGGCATTCACCTTGGGGCCATTATCGCAACTACTTGGATTCTTATGTTGAACGCTGTTGTTGGATACCAGTTGCTGGACGATGGAACCCCATTGTCTCTTGGCCTGCTGGCGATTTCCTCTGGCGCGCTCTTCATTGGCACTGGCTATATTGCTCTCGACACGGGCTTCAGCTGGACCGGATTTTGGGACAGCAGCTACCATCTCCCGAACCGAAACATTGCCCTCTACGTGCTATACCAGCTCATCCCGCTGATATTTCTCGTTGCATTCTATGTTCTTGAGACTATCCTTGTGCTACGAGTTCTAGGAGAGCTCCGCCCGATGATATATTTGTCCGGAGCAGCACTACTTTTCGCCATTGGCCAAATTTTCAACTACGTGATCAGCAAGTACATCTGCGATGGGAGTAGCGGCAAGGTGGATGGAGCCCTCTTTGAGACGTTTTTCACGCTTCTGGCCGTCGGCATGATTTTTGTCTTCTGGTCAAGCATCACCGAGGACGACTGGCCCATGCCTGCAACAGAATCGTACACATCCCCGGGCTATACTGCCAGTGCCGGATATGCTGGCCAGGCATATGCCGGCCAGTCCTACTCCCAGGGCTACTCATCTCAATCGTACAATACTCAGCCTTACAACTGAGATAATTTTGCAACATTTTGGGGTTCCTGAAACTCGGCGTTCATAGGCGGTAGCATTGAtggtttcattttctctttctttttttctctgcttctttatCATATATACGCTTTTTTCCTCGACGAGTTTATGACGAGTCGAACGACGCGCTCACGCACCACATATAAAACTGCTAGGATATAGTAGTTGTGAtggatttctttctttttccttgcttATTTTTGGTCTGAAGGGGAAGGTGGTAGGATGACCAGTTGCATTATGttggagctgaagctgcggtTGGTGTGTCTTATCCTCATCCAGCGAGGTGTTTGAAGCTTCTTCGATAGCAATGTTTTGCGTATTGGTGCATCTTTGGTTCAGGGGCAACTTGTGTGTTGGAGAAGGTATGTGGGAAGAAAATACGTGTTTCTGGCTGTAGGTGGATGCATGCTATGGGGTTTTGAGCCAGATAGCTTGTATGGTGGTTTAGATAAGACTTTACAGTATACCCCAGGTGAAGTGAGTGATATTCacctataataataagagtTTTAGATTGAGATTGAAAATATTCCACGTTTCTTTGGATTGCAATATGAAACAGAGCTTAGCACTAATGATTTGGGATGTTGCTTTGATGTCAAGAATCATGACAGGTTTATGCTTTTCGCGTGTAGTGGGGAGCTATGTGATGCGCTAAACGAGGCTGAGATAATGATCTTGGCAGCCTTATCAATTATCACTGCTTCAACTCTCCAGCTACGCCACCACCCAATTCTTCCTACCAACTACACTCATTTGTTGCCCCCCCTTTCTTAGTTCAATTTCTCCTTTAATCACACAATCTAGACGCTTTTAGACTGCTGGCTCCATCCAATTCACAATGGCCGACTCCGATGGCGAGTACGTCGCCGACATGTCGGACGACGACATCATGGACCACACCGTGACCGACGGCGACCCGAGCGCAACGCGAACCAAGGGCCCAAAGTcgttcaagaagaagcgcgaCCGCAACGAATCGAAGGCTTGGGAGCAGTCCAAGCGAACATGGGAGACGGACCTCCccgaggaagacgatggcaTGCTCAACCTGGCGGGCTACGAGGCCGAGCGGCgcaggcggctgctgcgcgaCACGACGCCCCTGCAGAGAGGCATCATACGGCacctggtgctggtgctggacaTGTCGTTCGCCATGGCCGAGAAGGACCTGCTGCCCACGCGGCACAGGCTGACGCTGAGCTACGCGGCGGCGTTTGTGAGGGAGTACTTTGAGCAAAACCCGATTTCACAGCTGGCCATTGTGGGCATGAGGGATGGCGTGGCGGTTCGGATAAGCGATATGGGAGGCAATCCCGCCGAGCATCTGGAGCGGCTGCGAGATTTGGAGGGCCAGGATCCACAGGGCAATCCGAGCTTGCAGAATGCGTTGGAAATGTGTCGTGGAGCGTTGTTGTGAGTTGTTACTACACATGATCATGCTGTTTCTGGACGCGGAGAGCTAACCTGGGGATGGCATTCATTGGATGATAGTCATGCTCCCTCGCACGGAACACGAGAAGTGCTTATTATCTACGGCGCTCTACTATCGAGTGACCCGGGCGACATTCACGACACTATCAGCAACCTCATCGCCGAGCGAATACGAGTATCTGTTGTCGGACTGTCTGCTCAGGTTGCTATTTGCGCAGAGCTCTGCTCGAGAACGAACGCGGGCGACGAATCACAATACAATGTCGCCATGGACGAAACACACTACAAGGAGCTCTTCCTGGCGGCAACTACACCCCCTGTGAACCGAACAAAAGAGCAGAGCACATCTAGTCTCCTAATGATGGGCTTCCCGTCACGGACTCTTGCTCCCGGAGGGACCACAAGCTACTGTGCTTGTCACAGCAAGCCTTGTCGAGAGGGCTATCTCTGCACTCGATGCAGCGTCAAAGTCTGCAGACTACCTTCAGAGTGTCCCGCCTGTGGGCTGACGCTTATTCTATCTACACATCTTGCTCGGTCATATCACCATCTCTTCCCACTGCGAAATTGGGTCGAAGTGCCTTGGGCCGAAGCGACGCAGTCCACAGCTTGTTTCTCCTGCCAGAGTCCCTTTCTGGAGCCCCCGAAGCCtaacaaggaaaaaggaaaagacgaAGCACCCGTCAAGGCGCCCGCCAAGGGCGTAAGTGAAAGCGGGAGGTATAAGTGCCAAGTGTGCGGGAACCACTTCTGCATTGACTGTGATGTCTTTGCTCATATGGTGATACATAACTGTCCCGGATGCCAGAGCCAGTCACAGGCTGTACCTGCTGGTGTTGATGGCGTTGCGGCAGCCGTGCCGGTGGAAGCAAATGGGAATGGGCATACGAACGGTAGTGGAGTCATGGTCATAGACGGATAGTTGAATAAGACTCTCTCGGgtgagcaggaggaggatcTAGGCTGGAAACAGCTTCAAAAAGTACTTTTGAGAATGGCTGTTGTTTGCGCGTGGTCTGGATATTACTACAGATATaacctcttttctctttctttatctatagCTACTTACAGCGCCTGGGTTTGAGCGAGCATGTATGGAGTACACGGTTGGTGCCCTATTATTACAAAAGGGGagataccttttttttttctttttttttttttttctctcgggCTATCTACAAAGGTTGGATGGTTTTTATAACAGTCGGATaaggaagaagcaaaagaagaagaaaaaaggatcACGATATAAGAACAATTACAGTAGGAATAATTTTTtgaaataaaatttaatattttttgaTCCATTTCAGCATGATTCGTAATCGTAGCTACTATGCTCCCTAACTACTCATCCAAAAAAGCTCTCGAAAGCTCCTATTGCATTTATTCAAAAATGCCCCAAAGTTTTTGATCAAACTCCTAAACATGAATCacgctaaaaaaaaatgaaaaaatcATTATATGCAAATTACAAGTTTCCTCGCTCGGCTTGCTCTCGCTCAATGGCCTCGAACAAGCTCTTGAAGTTACCAGCTCCAAAGCCCTCAAAGTTATCCCTCTGAATAATCTCAATAAAGACGGTAGGGCGGTCCATGAGGGGCTTGGTGAAGATTTGCAGTAGATAGCCGCCCTCATCGTAGTCGATGAGGATGCTGAGGCGCTGGATCGTGTCCAGGTCCTCCTTGAGCTGCCAGCTGCGCTTCTCCGTCTTGAGGCGCTGGCGCATGGTGTCATAGTACGTGGAGGGGACGTTGATGAAGTCGACGCCGCGTGCGCGCAGGGCCGAGACGGAGGCGATGATGTCCGACGTGAGGAGGGCGATGTGCTGGACGCCCGGGCCGGAGTTGAAGATGACATACTCCTCGATCTGGGACATCTTCTTGCCTGCAGCGGGCTCGTTGATGGGCATCTTGACAATGTTGTTGGGAGAGGCCATGACGATGGAGCTCAGGGCAGAGAACTCGGTGCAGATCTGGGAGTCGTCCACAGACCAGAAGCGGTGGAAGGAGAGGCACTGCTCGTAAAAGGCACAGGCAGAGACCATCTCGTTCCACGACTGGTTTCCGACGCAGTGGTCGATGCGGACAAGGGGCACGTTGGGCATCTCCATGGAGGAAGTGCGCTTGTTACCAGCGCGGAATCCGGGGAGGAAAGGCCCAGTGTAGCCTCGGCGGTTgatgagtgtgtgtgtggtaTCGCCATATGTGCAGATGACGGCCGTGGTGACGGAGCCGTTGTCATCCTTGGTGGTGGTTGGGCCCTGGACGGCGATGGCGCCTTCGGCCACAGCCTTGTCATAGACGCCCGCGACGTTATCAACCTCAAAGGCAACGTCCTTGACGGCATCACCGTGCCTCTCAAGGTGAGCATGCATGGCCTTCAGGAGAGCCCTGTCCGAGTCGGAGATGGGCTCATCCGCAGGGAGGTGGGCCTCCGATCGAATAGGCGACGTGAAGACGAAGCGAACGCCATTGTTGGAGATGACATATGAGGCAAAGTACCGGCTGCCAGTCTCGAGTCCGCGGTAGGCGGTGGTCTCGAAGCCGAAGAGAGTGGTATAGTATGAGGCCGCCTGCTTGGCGTTGCCAACCCACCAGGTTATGTGATCATAGCCGGTGAAGTCGGCGGGCGGCTGGATCGCAAAGTTGTCGGGATTGGCACCGTTGGttgcaggctgctgctgtggggAGTTGCTGATAGCAGACGGGGACATTGCCACTCAGAAGGTATATGGGGGTGGATTTCTGGGGAAACCGGGTTGTATATGTGCCTGTTAAAGCGAGATGTGGTGACCAAACTCGAGGTCTTGAAGGGTGGAAGATGGTGTATTGAGAATAGTGTCTAGATTCAGATTTGCTCAGTGGCTTGAAAGATTCGAATggcatgtatatatatacatatggcCCATGGTGGGCAGCACGGGCTTATGAATCTTGTAAAGCTCTTCCAGCGCATCTCCACCAGCAGTCACCTCTGCCATCGGATTCTAACGGCCCAAGTTGATTCAGAGTTTCGAGGCGGCTTATGCTGGGCCTTCAAACACTCGCTGCGTAACAGGGCAGTGTGTTCATCCCCCCCGGCCAGCTCGGAGCACAAATGCACGAGGCCTGTTAGACAGCAGCTATGGCAAAAACCCGCGCTCTCACTGGTCGTTGCCGTTGACGCCTCGTTTCTGCTGCGGGGCCTTGCCACGATCATCAATGCGACCTTGAATCTCCTTGCTGCGAACGGTCCCAAACGCCGTAGCGCCGGGAGTCAGAAGCCGTGCGGAATCAGGCCGCGCCGGCGGTGGAAACCGAGGAGAACCGACAATGGCCGCCCCGCCCTGAGCCCGGCTTTGCTTCCGCCCGCCACCACCTCAGACGGATGACAGCATGCGGGCGCGCGAGCAGAGTCGCAAGCCGATCGATCTTGGAT
It encodes:
- a CDS encoding uncharacterized protein (EggNog:ENOG41~TransMembrane:7 (o54-74i86-103o115-137i149-170o190-215i227-246o261-279i)); protein product: MGSTAFGNFNDFCKDSTLPVCNLLSQKFHNQTGPWGGCELRGISLSGGRHLGNIGSIILCGLGIVMATFLILKADKKKAAVGRREIQLFLIGYILISICEIFSVGEFPLNDTVRIAFSGIHLGAIIATTWILMLNAVVGYQLLDDGTPLSLGLLAISSGALFIGTGYIALDTGFSWTGFWDSSYHLPNRNIALYVLYQLIPLIFLVAFYVLETILVLRVLGELRPMIYLSGAALLFAIGQIFNYVISKYICDGSSGKVDGALFETFFTLLAVGMIFVFWSSITEDDWPMPATESYTSPGYTASAGYAGQAYAGQSYSQGYSSQSYNTQPYN
- a CDS encoding uncharacterized protein (BUSCO:EOG092D1S42), with the translated sequence MADSDGEYVADMSDDDIMDHTVTDGDPSATRTKGPKSFKKKRDRNESKAWEQSKRTWETDLPEEDDGMLNLAGYEAERRRRLLRDTTPLQRGIIRHLVLVLDMSFAMAEKDLLPTRHRLTLSYAAAFVREYFEQNPISQLAIVGMRDGVAVRISDMGGNPAEHLERLRDLEGQDPQGNPSLQNALEMCRGALFHAPSHGTREVLIIYGALLSSDPGDIHDTISNLIAERIRVSVVGLSAQVAICAELCSRTNAGDESQYNVAMDETHYKELFLAATTPPVNRTKEQSTSSLLMMGFPSRTLAPGGTTSYCACHSKPCREGYLCTRCSVKVCRLPSECPACGLTLILSTHLARSYHHLFPLRNWVEVPWAEATQSTACFSCQSPFLEPPKPNKEKGKDEAPVKAPAKGVSESGRYKCQVCGNHFCIDCDVFAHMVIHNCPGCQSQSQAVPAGVDGVAAAVPVEANGNGHTNGSGVMVIDG